The genomic window ACAGCAAGTGTGCTGTGTCAGGGGGTGGCAGCATCCAGGATGTGGGGCTGCCCCAAAACAGCAGGCCTGGACTGCTGTGGAGTGGAGGCCCTGTTCTGCACCCCTGGAAGCCCATGGGGTTCCCTGAGACCCCAGACAGCATAGGACTGGGAGGAAGGTTCTAAACATGCCCCAGGACTTGCCCCTGTCAGGGACTCATCAGGGCATCACATGGTGGATATTCTTGCCCCCACAGCTCCCCGGGACTATTGGGGGGGAGAACAGCATCCGGTGGCTCTCcttcacccctgccagccccaaagACCCTGCCCTTGCCTTAGCCTGGCAGTAAGTGTgagatgccagagctgtggagccaaCAAGCCACCCCCAAGTCAGAAGGACAGGCGGACAGTGGAAGTGTGCGCTCAGCTATGTTTAATGCTTCACCTGTTAAATACTGCGTAAGTGGGATGTGCAGCAGGGAGTAGGTGCACTGAAGAGGTTAGTGTTAGACGACAATACCGGACAGCTCTGAAAACCCAGAGCACCACACTCCCTGGCCCCTCCACCCTCActcctccctggccctggcccaaggAGCACAGAGGGAGTGGCCAGGCCCCACATCCCCCACTGCTATGACACAGCTCTGGAAAACCCACTCCAAGATGAATAAGTATGCAGCTCAGGAACATGGCCTAGGGCTTCCTGCCAGGCAcaccctgctctctccctcatCAGCACCCCCATGGGAGCCAGGCCACAGGGGCCATGTCTGTCAGTCCTGCTCCCATGCTGCTCCATCCAGCCATTCCCCAGGCACCTCTTTTCAGCAGCCTGTCCCACTGTCAGTGGGATGTGCCTGTTAGAAGAGGAGTGGCTGGTCTCCCCCACAGTCACTGGCTCCCTCAAGAGTGTGTGAGCCCCCAGCCTCACCCCAGCAAATGAAGCTGCAGCAACGAGCAAGGAGcatgccccactcccagctgagccaggtctgggcaagcagcagccccctgctcctcagtcttctcttttctctggGGCACCGATGGTGCCTGCATTCCCAGCCACACTCTGCTGCCCTCGTGgcccaacactgccagcagttaaagcctgccaccttcctgcccaCTGTGGCCTTAAGAGGCACCTGGTCATCATGGGTGCGTGCATGCAGCACTgtgcttgccagcccagggcctgcccaccacagccctctgccctctGCACCCACTGCCAACATACTGATCCCTTCCCTGTATCTCAAGGGTATCTCCATAGAGCTGATGTCCAATATATCCCACCCAGTGTCCCAAAAGGAATACATAGCAGGGTGCATGGTGCCCACGGAGGTAAAACACTGGGGAGGCTATCCAGGACCAAGCAGACTGGTTAGGGGtgatggagcaggagctgcctgggctctgggggctcTTATGGTCACCCTGGCTTTGGCTCTAGGCTCCTGTTGGCATGTTAGACACACACCTTGGACCACTGTGGTCATTATAGCGAGGTTGCAGTTTCAGGATAGCTCCTCCTGCCAGGAAACACTTACAtgtgctccctgtcccccaggggAGATCACTTGGGAGCCCTGAGGTCAGCCAAACTGCCTTCCCCCACTTTTATGgggtcagcccctctgcaggaaAAGCAGGTAAAGTGCACTGGGCCCAGTACCCCCAGCTTGACTCTGGAGAGCAAGGGGCAAATGatcagctgccctgggtcccagctgggcaggatcACAAGCTGTGGGGCGGCTGCTGGGCCTGCTGTGTCCTGCCAGGATGAGGTGAGTGGTACCTGggcagccttgtccccactgcagGAAGCTAGCATGTGAATAACCTGCCATCGAGCATCGCAGAGCCCAGGACAAGAGGCACTGATGGCAAGGGTGTGACTCAGAGCTCAGCAGGGCCCTCCTATCACAgggtctgggcagggctctgcccagcctctGTGTGCCTGTTCTGCACGCAGTGTTTCACTTGTGTCTCTCCTAGCTACATCCACGGAGGTGGCCCAGTGGGCAAGGCTGTCCTATGTCTGGCTGGTAATTGTTCCATGCAAAGCAGCGGGGCAGGTAAGTTAcaccctctgcctgatgcctACCCCACAGTTCAGAaaggggcaggcagctcctgatGATGCCAAGTGCAAGGAAGAAGTTTCGAGCTGGCTGGAGTCCTGGGGAggccacctgccctgcccaggcatccTCCTTCGAGAGGCACTCAGTCACAGCTCCACTGGCTCACTGTTCCTATGTGTACATGCTCCCAGTACAAGCCCGCcctgggtgtgcacatgcactcatGCCATCCTGGCACATACACCTGGTGCATGTGCATctgcgtgcatgcacacccatgcagcctggtccctgctcaccatgtgcaggcacatgcatgcacacatgtagacagggCAGAGGCCAGCTAGAGCTCCCGCCACCTTGGGCATGATGCTACATCGTCATGGAGAGGTGGAACAGGTGGTGCTGGCGTCACGCTCCTCCCATTGGCTCAGACCTCCCTGCAAGACACAGACAGAGCAGCTCTTAGCAGCCTATTGGTGGGTGCTCTCCAGGCCCATAGCCAGTTGCACATGCTACCCTCACTGTCTAAGAGCCCTCCCCTCACAGCATTATCTCCTCTTTACTGCAAGGAGATGATCTCCAGACTGCTGAGCTAGGAAGCAAGCTCCAACTGCAAGGAGGCTGTAAgaagccctggttctcccccgCCAATGCCCTGCATGGTGACCTGAGCACCTGAGACAGCCCAGCCCCCCGGTTCCTGGCATCAGCAGGCTCTACCCAGAGGCAGCCGGGGAGCTGGAAGCTGTAGCTTGGCTTGTAGCACTTACGAGGCAGTCAGCGTGGAGTTCAGAAGCAGTGTGGTCCGGAGCCTGTGGAGTTGCGCCAACGTCAGCTTGCGGTGCTGGGCCGCCTGTGGGTCTGAGAGTGTCCGGCGGGCAGTGGGCAGCTCTTCTGGGCAACACTCTGtcagggaggtgctgagtgcccGGCAGGGGACATCAGTGACCAGAGGCTCAGTTGGGGGTGttcctgcagggctccctgcagagcAGGCAAGACCCTGGTGGAACACAGGCTCCTCAGGCTCCGAGAGCTCTGAGGCagagctgccaccgctgctgctgctgcaggcactcaGGCCACTTGCCCGGCTGCCCTGCAGGTTGCTGCTGTCCAGTGGGGCTCCAATGCATTTGCCACCCAACCCACTAGTCCTCGggcagctggctgggacccccACAACCGAGCCAGCCAGGAACACCACTCGCCCTGGAGATGAAGATGGAGTTGCGCACAGGTCGGAGAGGCTCTTGCTCTGGGTGAGGGAGGCCTCTGGGCCAAATGGGGAGGCTGCAAAGAGCTGCAAGAGGCTGGCCTCTGACTTGGATTTGAGCACACGGGCacggcagggcaggagctgcacggGTGTCCGGCGGCGCAGCTTGGGCGAGATGCGCTGTGagtcttcccctgctggccctggtggcTGCACCTCCCCCAACTCCTGCAGGGAGGCAGGCGACAAGGTGCCATAGGCACTATCCATGGATGCTGACCAGGTGCTGCCGGTCTCCAGTGCCAGGCTGCTGTGGgtgccagggatggggagggcacTGGCAGGCTCCCCACTCCCATTGAGGAGCTCCCGGGTGGGCGTGGTAGATGAAGCGGTGGTACTTATGGAGGTCTCATCTGATGGTGAGCTGAATGGCTCCACCTCGAAGTCTGGGGAGGAGAGCTCCCCACTGgcatccaccaccaccaccgagATGGTCTCTGTGGAGCTATCAGAGGggctgagagggagagaggctgTCAGGAAGGAGCTGAAGGCATGGGGAGactgggcagggtatggggctgGCAGTGAGATGCTGCAGACAGCAGGACCAGGTAGGGGCATGAGCAGACAGTGAGGGGAGGCAGCCCCTGTGGTGGGGAGAATCCCAGTCTGCAAGTGTCTGGGCCATTCCAGCAGCAGGTGGCTCCAGCTCCGGGGTGCACTACCCACTGGCTGGTCACTGCAGATACATCACTGGGGTCAAGTTCCCCATCTCCACCCCACCCGAACGGGCCTGAAGTcctgggggggggtgtgggagcACTGGGCTGTACCATGTGGGCATGTGTGGGTGGGCTGGGCCATACCACTGCTGGGAGTCAAGACTGTTGCTGCTCTTGCGCAGGATGGTAGGCGAGCTGGCAGCCGAGGCCCCACTCTCcccgtcctcctcctcctgcaggctCTGCAGCTGCTGTCGCTGGCTGCGCTGGTGCTCCTGGACacgcagctgctgcagcaaattctgcaggcagacagaacagcctTTAACATGGAAATGCTGCATACTGTGACATGCCCCCATGACCCACTGTCAGGAGCAGCCTGCTTGGCCGTAGCCTGCTTGAGTGTCCTGTCCCAAGACAGCAGCTCACTCCCTTATCACCCAGAGCTAGCAGAGAGAAGGTTAGTGGCCTTGCCACACCAGGGCACACAGCTCACCCCTACTGCCATGGAGACTCTGCCCCCATGCATGGGCCATGGGCACACACCATGCTATTCCATGGGTACCCAGCATAACACAGGCAAAACCAGACCAGGCACCATGCCAAAGCCAGGGCCacagcactggccatggggctgtTTCCTCCCCACAGGAACACCAGCCCCACAGAACCCCCACTGCCTTGAGGCACAGACCTTGCTGGATGCTCCAGGCATTACCTGGGCATTGTAAAGTGCATCAGTCCATCCACGGCATAGGGACTGCCCGCTGGCCTGGAAGGTGTAGGCACCCACAGCACTCCGAAACTCATTGAGATAGATCAGGAGGAAGGAGCCTGCCGGGGGCACAAGCAGGCAGAAGCCAGGTGTAAGCAAGGGGCTCCCCCAGGGACCTGCAGCAGAGGCACTGTCTTACCAGTGCAGGCCAGACCAGAGAtatgctgcctggccagggggaTGCCCGTATCCCCAGGCTAGGCTGGGCAGACAGCAGAGCCTGCTGCAGGGTGAACACAGCTCTAGGGCAGGCCAGGGTAGTACGGAGGTAGGTTCAGGCCACCAAATGCCAAACTCCTTTGCAGAAGGGCAGAACTGATGGTGCAGGAAGATAGGCCATGCAGCACCTAGAAGGCATGGGCAAGGGTGGGTCCAGCTGGCAACAGCCCACATTGGGCATGGTGGCATGATGGGGCTCTTTCCTCTGCCCTTAAAGCTAGCATCATCAAGAGGTCAGGTCTCTGTGCCCAGGATGGCAAAGGGAagagtcccagctggcagggcagggggaaggaggggagtccTCAGGTGACCTCTCCCAACTAAGGCAAGGCAGGATGGCTCTGCTGGACCACGAGGAAAAACTCAAAAGGTGAGAGAGCAGTGCAAAGCCccgtgcccaccccagccctcagACCCGCATGCTCCTCACCAGGGTCCTTGAGCTCCCGGCAGACAATCTTGTCCACCAGCAGAGGCTGCCGGACAACCTTGGTGCGCTCAACCTTCTTCACTGGCTTAGTGATGAGGAAGAGGTCCGTGAAGAGGAAGCAGTAGACATCCATCTGGGGGCAAGAGCCATAGGCCATGGGACTGTGTTGCAGTACAACTGGAGGGCAGGGACTCCTCAGCCCAGGGGACACCCCTAGGCAATGTCACACCATTGACCTCAGTTGGGCTAACCCTCCCAGTGGGCAGGGGAAGTGCCCCCAAGAGCAGCTGCAGTCAcaggcactgccacccacccagaAGCTTCTGTGTCAAGCCCACAGCATCCAAGAGAGAAGCCAGGGAGGCAGTGTCTTAACCACAGAGCCAAGATATTGATAAGTCGAAGGCCAGCTACAAGGGGCTTCTGCTCTGGTGGTGTCCCTTACCTTGCTGTCTTTACCTTCCTTCATCTTCAGGCTGCCCTCCAGGAGGAGCTGCCGTGTATCCTCAGGGGAGGCACCTGGGATGGGGGCTGTCAGATCTAGGCGCAGGAACTCCttcaggagctgcagggcagagcagagaggCAGTCAGGGTGTGGTGTGCAGGGCACACCTAGCCCTGgccagcttcagccccagcctACCTTGTCCACCTCATCGGTGCTGCTCTCCACCACCTCGTAGGCATCAATGCGGCTGATGATGGCAGCCAGCCGCTGCTGTTCCTGCCGCTGCCGCATCCGTGAGTTCACGTGGTTGATGAACTGCTCCACTGAGGTGATCTGCAATGGCGGGAGCGCTCAGAGCAGACACCAACAGGCTTGACTCACAACCTCTGCCAGGGTGTCAGTCCCCCTGAGCACAACTGActcctgctgcagaagctggggACAATTCCCTGTGCAGCACCTTCCATAAGCAGCTGTGTCCTcaggcagggcacagggtgccccagcctggcacagcGGCATGCAGACAGCAATGCCCAGGTGCATGCTGTCTAAGCAAAACAGGCATttccctcccagcctccctggtgTCCAGGCATCCCCTGACAGGTTACCATAGTGATGATAGCATCCCTGGTGCAGGCATCATCTGTCTTCTTCAGCACTGACTTAAGCAGGAGCGGGTACTTGGTGAGGCGCTGGTGCGGCTTCACCAGCATGTCGCTGAGCTTCAGGCGGTTGCACTGCTTGTGCTTCTCTGCCCACTGAAAACACAGGGACAGGGTCAGTGGGGCtaggctgtggggggccttggcatcatccctgcccccaccccatctcaGGACTTACTGTTACGTAGACGCGGAAGAGGTCGCTGTCTCTCAGCAGCATGCGCATGTACTCCATgcagccctcctcctccatgcAGTATCggatgtagggctggaagagagtgCCAAACTGCACGGCAAGTAAGACCACTCAGTGGGTGCACAGAACCCCCCACCTgagcccccagcccaggcacGGGCACCCCACCTACCGCTTTGAACCCTTTCAGGAAGTCCACAGGGTCCAGCAGTGTCCTGGTCCTACGGGCCTTCTCCAGCACAGGGAACATCACACTGTCCCACAGCGAACAGTGCAGCTGGATGATCTCCTGGATGTTGCTGAACAGGCGCTCAGCTTCTACCTGCAGGGAAGGCAAGGCATGGCAGCAGGGTCAACTCAGAGCAAGGCAAGGATCACCCAAGAGGGCCTAGCAGGAGcatgcactgcagccaggaactccctgtatgctggcccacagggcaggggaCCGCGATTGCCTCCTTCCCTTAGCTTCTCCAGCAGCCCATGAAACATGCTTGGAGTTGGCAtaggctgtgctgcctc from Alligator mississippiensis isolate rAllMis1 chromosome 13, rAllMis1, whole genome shotgun sequence includes these protein-coding regions:
- the PLEKHG5 gene encoding pleckstrin homology domain-containing family G member 5 isoform X4; the protein is MHFDGHIRFDLPPQGSILARNVSTRSCPPRTSPASDVEEDDEGLMDGKGDKKSSALKLPKKKARRRHTDSAGCREHELQLKQPQSQLHPSCTDRPIPENGSWSSMEPGVAVPTGDCQDPSKECFTLKFDLNVDIETEIVPAMKKKSLGEVLLPVFERKGIEQSKVDIYLDQSNTPLSLHFEAYRFGGHYLRVKAKPGDELKVEQAVKDFRSLSLPILRSSGAGSTVLFTSVPDQLEQPLFHRESMDILAPGRRRKNMTEFLGDTSIPGAEPALHGSSSLPSSSSDTWKNRAASRFSGFFGSGASTGPSGREIDKMEQLESRLHSYSILGLPKPPQQLYFDKDSWEEKGDDANLFMEDSWQEIIEGTEALTRRQCHQQEAIWELLHTEATYIRKLKVITDLFLCCLLSLQDLGLLCEVEAERLFSNIQEIIQLHCSLWDSVMFPVLEKARRTRTLLDPVDFLKGFKAFGTLFQPYIRYCMEEEGCMEYMRMLLRDSDLFRVYVTWAEKHKQCNRLKLSDMLVKPHQRLTKYPLLLKSVLKKTDDACTRDAIITMITSVEQFINHVNSRMRQRQEQQRLAAIISRIDAYEVVESSTDEVDKLLKEFLRLDLTAPIPGASPEDTRQLLLEGSLKMKEGKDSKMDVYCFLFTDLFLITKPVKKVERTKVVRQPLLVDKIVCRELKDPGSFLLIYLNEFRSAVGAYTFQASGQSLCRGWTDALYNAQNLLQQLRVQEHQRSQRQQLQSLQEEEDGESGASAASSPTILRKSSNSLDSQQCPSDSSTETISVVVVDASGELSSPDFEVEPFSSPSDETSISTTASSTTPTRELLNGSGEPASALPIPGTHSSLALETGSTWSASMDSAYGTLSPASLQELGEVQPPGPAGEDSQRISPKLRRRTPVQLLPCRARVLKSKSEASLLQLFAASPFGPEASLTQSKSLSDLCATPSSSPGRVVFLAGSVVGVPASCPRTSGLGGKCIGAPLDSSNLQGSRASGLSACSSSSGGSSASELSEPEEPVFHQGLACSAGSPAGTPPTEPLVTDVPCRALSTSLTECCPEELPTARRTLSDPQAAQHRKLTLAQLHRLRTTLLLNSTLTASEV
- the PLEKHG5 gene encoding pleckstrin homology domain-containing family G member 5 isoform X1, yielding MFLYWKKRGAYELEALPTSLTELEYGAVERFSWSSTLDIIEDLGDERTATEEKVLHCQSPDCIDRRRAVRVCHHAECQQLNHHSPLSLCEACDSRFHSTMHFDGHIRFDLPPQGSILARNVSTRSCPPRTSPASDVEEDDEGLMDGKGDKKSSALKLPKKKARRRHTDSAGCREHELQLKQPQSQLHPSCTDRPIPENGSWSSMEPGVAVPTGDCQDPSKECFTLKFDLNVDIETEIVPAMKKKSLGEVLLPVFERKGIEQSKVDIYLDQSNTPLSLHFEAYRFGGHYLRVKAKPGDELKVEQAVKDFRSLSLPILRSSGAGSTVLFTSVPDQLEQPLFHRESMDILAPGRRRKNMTEFLGDTSIPGAEPALHGSSSLPSSSSDTWKNRAASRFSGFFGSGASTGPSGREIDKMEQLESRLHSYSILGLPKPPQQLYFDKDSWEEKGDDANLFMEDSWQEIIEGTEALTRRQCHQQEAIWELLHTEATYIRKLKVITDLFLCCLLSLQDLGLLCEVEAERLFSNIQEIIQLHCSLWDSVMFPVLEKARRTRTLLDPVDFLKGFKAFGTLFQPYIRYCMEEEGCMEYMRMLLRDSDLFRVYVTWAEKHKQCNRLKLSDMLVKPHQRLTKYPLLLKSVLKKTDDACTRDAIITMITSVEQFINHVNSRMRQRQEQQRLAAIISRIDAYEVVESSTDEVDKLLKEFLRLDLTAPIPGASPEDTRQLLLEGSLKMKEGKDSKMDVYCFLFTDLFLITKPVKKVERTKVVRQPLLVDKIVCRELKDPGSFLLIYLNEFRSAVGAYTFQASGQSLCRGWTDALYNAQNLLQQLRVQEHQRSQRQQLQSLQEEEDGESGASAASSPTILRKSSNSLDSQQCPSDSSTETISVVVVDASGELSSPDFEVEPFSSPSDETSISTTASSTTPTRELLNGSGEPASALPIPGTHSSLALETGSTWSASMDSAYGTLSPASLQELGEVQPPGPAGEDSQRISPKLRRRTPVQLLPCRARVLKSKSEASLLQLFAASPFGPEASLTQSKSLSDLCATPSSSPGRVVFLAGSVVGVPASCPRTSGLGGKCIGAPLDSSNLQGSRASGLSACSSSSGGSSASELSEPEEPVFHQGLACSAGSPAGTPPTEPLVTDVPCRALSTSLTECCPEELPTARRTLSDPQAAQHRKLTLAQLHRLRTTLLLNSTLTASEV
- the PLEKHG5 gene encoding pleckstrin homology domain-containing family G member 5 isoform X2 gives rise to the protein MTSVLTKYGSPPRSWLNLRLGMNERTATEEKVLHCQSPDCIDRRRAVRVCHHAECQQLNHHSPLSLCEACDSRFHSTMHFDGHIRFDLPPQGSILARNVSTRSCPPRTSPASDVEEDDEGLMDGKGDKKSSALKLPKKKARRRHTDSAGCREHELQLKQPQSQLHPSCTDRPIPENGSWSSMEPGVAVPTGDCQDPSKECFTLKFDLNVDIETEIVPAMKKKSLGEVLLPVFERKGIEQSKVDIYLDQSNTPLSLHFEAYRFGGHYLRVKAKPGDELKVEQAVKDFRSLSLPILRSSGAGSTVLFTSVPDQLEQPLFHRESMDILAPGRRRKNMTEFLGDTSIPGAEPALHGSSSLPSSSSDTWKNRAASRFSGFFGSGASTGPSGREIDKMEQLESRLHSYSILGLPKPPQQLYFDKDSWEEKGDDANLFMEDSWQEIIEGTEALTRRQCHQQEAIWELLHTEATYIRKLKVITDLFLCCLLSLQDLGLLCEVEAERLFSNIQEIIQLHCSLWDSVMFPVLEKARRTRTLLDPVDFLKGFKAFGTLFQPYIRYCMEEEGCMEYMRMLLRDSDLFRVYVTWAEKHKQCNRLKLSDMLVKPHQRLTKYPLLLKSVLKKTDDACTRDAIITMITSVEQFINHVNSRMRQRQEQQRLAAIISRIDAYEVVESSTDEVDKLLKEFLRLDLTAPIPGASPEDTRQLLLEGSLKMKEGKDSKMDVYCFLFTDLFLITKPVKKVERTKVVRQPLLVDKIVCRELKDPGSFLLIYLNEFRSAVGAYTFQASGQSLCRGWTDALYNAQNLLQQLRVQEHQRSQRQQLQSLQEEEDGESGASAASSPTILRKSSNSLDSQQCPSDSSTETISVVVVDASGELSSPDFEVEPFSSPSDETSISTTASSTTPTRELLNGSGEPASALPIPGTHSSLALETGSTWSASMDSAYGTLSPASLQELGEVQPPGPAGEDSQRISPKLRRRTPVQLLPCRARVLKSKSEASLLQLFAASPFGPEASLTQSKSLSDLCATPSSSPGRVVFLAGSVVGVPASCPRTSGLGGKCIGAPLDSSNLQGSRASGLSACSSSSGGSSASELSEPEEPVFHQGLACSAGSPAGTPPTEPLVTDVPCRALSTSLTECCPEELPTARRTLSDPQAAQHRKLTLAQLHRLRTTLLLNSTLTASEV
- the PLEKHG5 gene encoding pleckstrin homology domain-containing family G member 5 isoform X3, producing MFLYWKKRGAYELEALPTSLTELEYGAVERFSWSSTLDIIEDLGDERTATEEKVLHCQSPDCIDRRRAVRVCHHAECQQLNHHSPLSLCEACDSRFHSTMHFDGHIRFDLPPQGSILARNVSTRSCPPRTSPASDVEEDDEGLMDGKGDKKSSALKLPKKKARRRHTDDPSKECFTLKFDLNVDIETEIVPAMKKKSLGEVLLPVFERKGIEQSKVDIYLDQSNTPLSLHFEAYRFGGHYLRVKAKPGDELKVEQAVKDFRSLSLPILRSSGAGSTVLFTSVPDQLEQPLFHRESMDILAPGRRRKNMTEFLGDTSIPGAEPALHGSSSLPSSSSDTWKNRAASRFSGFFGSGASTGPSGREIDKMEQLESRLHSYSILGLPKPPQQLYFDKDSWEEKGDDANLFMEDSWQEIIEGTEALTRRQCHQQEAIWELLHTEATYIRKLKVITDLFLCCLLSLQDLGLLCEVEAERLFSNIQEIIQLHCSLWDSVMFPVLEKARRTRTLLDPVDFLKGFKAFGTLFQPYIRYCMEEEGCMEYMRMLLRDSDLFRVYVTWAEKHKQCNRLKLSDMLVKPHQRLTKYPLLLKSVLKKTDDACTRDAIITMITSVEQFINHVNSRMRQRQEQQRLAAIISRIDAYEVVESSTDEVDKLLKEFLRLDLTAPIPGASPEDTRQLLLEGSLKMKEGKDSKMDVYCFLFTDLFLITKPVKKVERTKVVRQPLLVDKIVCRELKDPGSFLLIYLNEFRSAVGAYTFQASGQSLCRGWTDALYNAQNLLQQLRVQEHQRSQRQQLQSLQEEEDGESGASAASSPTILRKSSNSLDSQQCPSDSSTETISVVVVDASGELSSPDFEVEPFSSPSDETSISTTASSTTPTRELLNGSGEPASALPIPGTHSSLALETGSTWSASMDSAYGTLSPASLQELGEVQPPGPAGEDSQRISPKLRRRTPVQLLPCRARVLKSKSEASLLQLFAASPFGPEASLTQSKSLSDLCATPSSSPGRVVFLAGSVVGVPASCPRTSGLGGKCIGAPLDSSNLQGSRASGLSACSSSSGGSSASELSEPEEPVFHQGLACSAGSPAGTPPTEPLVTDVPCRALSTSLTECCPEELPTARRTLSDPQAAQHRKLTLAQLHRLRTTLLLNSTLTASEV